The bacterium genome window below encodes:
- a CDS encoding twin-arginine translocase TatA/TatE family subunit — MGRFEELLLILAIALLLFGPSKLTDLAKAMGGALREFKKAASPEEEAKASAQPAASLPPETKPAETKNPS, encoded by the coding sequence ATGGGACGTTTTGAAGAGCTTTTGTTGATCCTGGCCATTGCCCTGCTGCTTTTTGGGCCGAGCAAATTGACCGACCTGGCCAAGGCGATGGGCGGGGCCTTGCGGGAATTCAAGAAGGCCGCCAGCCCGGAGGAGGAAGCCAAGGCTTCGGCCCAGCCGGCCGCCTCGCTCCCTCCGGAGACCAAGCCTGCCGAGACCAAGAACCCTTCCTGA
- a CDS encoding peroxiredoxin family protein produces the protein MTPLLKRMPILLLLGTCLALAGCGDGEPPVPQKPGGLQAGDKAYDFSLSDSDGRIIKMSDLKPGWSMVLILYRGHWCSACQEQLSNLKEDYPRFQELHSTIVAVSVDPVEDSAAFNAQWRFPFPLLSDPLLKVIDAYGARHPRGHEGKDIARPTVILIDPQKFVRFKFIGKDPTDRPTDNEILFNLKEMEKREGILPK, from the coding sequence ATGACTCCATTGCTCAAGCGGATGCCCATTCTTCTCCTATTGGGGACCTGTCTGGCCTTGGCCGGTTGCGGGGACGGAGAACCGCCCGTTCCGCAAAAACCGGGAGGGCTCCAAGCGGGGGACAAGGCCTATGACTTCTCCCTTTCGGACAGCGACGGCCGGATCATCAAGATGTCCGACCTGAAGCCGGGTTGGAGCATGGTGCTCATCCTTTACCGGGGCCATTGGTGCAGCGCCTGCCAGGAACAGTTGTCCAACCTGAAAGAGGATTATCCCCGCTTCCAGGAGCTCCACTCCACCATCGTGGCCGTCAGCGTGGACCCGGTGGAGGATTCGGCGGCCTTCAACGCCCAATGGCGTTTTCCTTTCCCCCTCCTTTCGGATCCCCTGTTGAAGGTGATCGATGCCTATGGCGCGCGGCACCCGCGCGGTCATGAAGGGAAGGATATCGCGAGGCCCACGGTCATCCTGATCGACCCCCAAAAGTTCGTGCGGTTCAAGTTCATCGGGAAGGACCCGACGGACCGTCCCACCGACAATGAGATCCTTTTCAACCTCAAGGAAATGGAAAAACGCGAGGGGATCCTGCCGAAATGA
- the polA gene encoding DNA polymerase I produces MAKPRLFLLDGAAVAYRSYYAFIKNPRMTTHGLNTSAVFGFLTTLLMILEKQKPEYFAVVFDTSEPTFRHKMYKDYKANRDEMPEDLSKSFPYLFKMIEALKVPMLKKPGFEADDIIGTLVERAKKEKVDSVIVSGDKDFMQLIGPSVKMFKPKWPDDWSMADEKDVMEKFGVKPEQVIDVLALMGDASDNVPGVPGIGEKTATTLIQEYGSFENLFKNVDKIQKPKLKETLEKNRKLADLSRELVTIHCEVPLKEKVKDLVCEQPDMAKVRELFQELEFNRSANRVEEYAKTFGEVPFTLESPEPKEAKGKKGKAAKSKKEAAPEPGEVKVPHVSDKYRALLTEEEIEKALAAAAKAGLVAVDTETTGLDALTVDIVGVSLAWKEKEGVFIPFNHGVGKEKAVKLLKPFLEDPKIEKGGQNSKYDWAVFKSHGIEPKGFAFDTMIESFLLDSSYRQHNLDAISLKHFNYRKIPTEALIGTGKKQITMDRVPLEAITQYACEDVDFTLRAHDLFAPRLKKEGLEKLYREVELPLVLVLEDMERAGICVDSDLLKELSKEAAKEVEKLTRKIYKEAGEEFNIGSPQQLGKILFEKMEVHKVAGTRIKKTKTGYATDVDVLESLKGVPIADLVLDYRQLSKLKSTYLDVLPEMVSPKDGRIHTSYSQTIAATGRLSSNDPNLQNIPIRSEFGRRIRGAFVPKDSKHVLISADYSQIELRVLAHITGDPNLIRTFEKDEDVHRRTASLVFGVPMDQVTSTQRNQAKTINFGVIYGMGPQRLARENGVSMAEAKKFIEDYFAKYPGIQKFTTECVEKAKEQGYVSTILGRKRLLPDIHSTNVGLRITAEHMAVNTPIQGSAADLIKVAMLRIHEKLKVKKLDTTMLLQVHDELVFEAPKGEVEEAKKLIVHEMENAMKLKVPLKVDVGVGKSWLEAH; encoded by the coding sequence ATGGCGAAACCCCGGTTGTTCCTTCTGGACGGCGCGGCCGTCGCCTACCGTTCCTACTACGCCTTCATCAAGAACCCCCGGATGACCACCCATGGCCTCAACACTTCGGCGGTCTTCGGGTTCCTGACCACCCTCCTGATGATCCTGGAAAAACAGAAACCCGAGTACTTCGCCGTGGTCTTCGACACCAGCGAGCCCACCTTCCGCCACAAGATGTACAAGGACTACAAGGCCAACCGGGACGAGATGCCGGAGGACCTCTCCAAATCCTTCCCTTATCTTTTCAAGATGATCGAGGCGCTCAAGGTCCCCATGCTCAAGAAACCGGGGTTCGAGGCGGACGACATCATCGGGACCCTGGTCGAGCGCGCGAAAAAAGAGAAGGTGGACAGTGTGATCGTGTCCGGGGACAAGGATTTCATGCAGCTCATCGGGCCCTCGGTGAAGATGTTCAAGCCCAAATGGCCGGACGACTGGTCCATGGCGGACGAGAAGGACGTGATGGAGAAGTTCGGGGTCAAGCCCGAGCAGGTCATCGACGTGCTGGCCCTCATGGGCGACGCCTCGGACAACGTGCCGGGGGTGCCGGGGATAGGGGAAAAGACGGCGACCACCCTCATCCAGGAATACGGCTCCTTCGAAAATCTCTTCAAGAACGTCGATAAGATCCAAAAACCAAAACTCAAGGAGACCCTGGAAAAGAACCGGAAACTGGCAGACCTTTCGAGGGAACTGGTGACCATCCATTGCGAGGTCCCCTTGAAGGAGAAGGTGAAGGACCTGGTCTGCGAACAGCCGGACATGGCGAAAGTGCGGGAATTGTTCCAGGAACTGGAGTTCAACCGCAGCGCCAACCGGGTGGAGGAATACGCCAAGACCTTCGGGGAGGTGCCGTTCACCCTTGAGAGCCCGGAGCCGAAGGAGGCGAAAGGAAAGAAGGGGAAGGCGGCCAAGAGTAAAAAAGAGGCGGCGCCGGAGCCGGGCGAGGTCAAGGTCCCCCATGTTTCCGATAAATACCGGGCGCTCCTGACCGAGGAAGAGATCGAAAAGGCCCTGGCGGCCGCCGCCAAGGCGGGGCTGGTCGCGGTGGACACCGAAACCACCGGGTTGGACGCCTTGACGGTCGATATCGTGGGCGTGTCCCTGGCTTGGAAGGAGAAAGAGGGGGTCTTCATCCCCTTCAACCATGGGGTGGGCAAAGAAAAGGCCGTCAAGCTCCTGAAGCCCTTCCTGGAGGATCCCAAGATCGAGAAGGGCGGGCAGAACAGCAAGTACGACTGGGCGGTCTTCAAAAGCCACGGGATCGAACCCAAGGGGTTCGCTTTCGACACCATGATCGAGAGCTTCCTGCTGGATTCCTCCTACCGCCAACACAACCTGGACGCCATTTCCCTGAAGCATTTCAACTACCGCAAGATCCCCACCGAGGCCCTGATCGGGACGGGCAAGAAACAGATCACCATGGACCGGGTGCCGCTCGAGGCCATCACCCAATATGCCTGCGAGGACGTGGATTTCACCCTGCGGGCCCACGATCTCTTCGCCCCCCGCTTAAAAAAAGAAGGGTTGGAAAAGCTCTATCGCGAGGTGGAACTGCCCCTGGTGCTGGTGCTGGAAGATATGGAACGGGCGGGCATCTGTGTGGACAGCGACCTGCTGAAGGAGCTTTCCAAGGAAGCCGCCAAGGAAGTGGAAAAGCTCACCCGGAAGATCTACAAGGAAGCCGGGGAAGAGTTCAACATCGGGTCCCCCCAGCAACTGGGGAAGATCCTCTTCGAGAAGATGGAGGTCCATAAGGTCGCGGGGACCCGGATCAAGAAGACCAAAACGGGCTATGCCACCGACGTGGACGTGCTGGAGTCCTTGAAGGGCGTACCCATCGCCGACCTGGTGTTGGACTACCGCCAGCTCTCCAAATTGAAGAGCACCTATCTGGACGTGCTCCCGGAGATGGTGTCCCCGAAGGACGGGCGCATCCACACTTCCTACAGCCAGACCATCGCGGCCACCGGGCGGCTCTCCTCCAACGACCCGAACCTGCAGAACATCCCCATCCGCTCCGAGTTCGGGCGGCGCATCCGGGGAGCCTTCGTGCCGAAGGACTCCAAGCATGTCCTCATCTCGGCCGACTATTCCCAGATCGAACTGCGGGTCCTGGCCCACATCACGGGGGACCCGAACCTCATCCGGACCTTCGAGAAGGACGAGGATGTCCACCGCCGCACGGCCTCCCTGGTCTTCGGCGTCCCGATGGACCAGGTGACCTCCACCCAGCGCAACCAGGCCAAGACCATCAATTTCGGGGTCATCTACGGCATGGGTCCCCAGCGCCTGGCCCGGGAGAACGGGGTCTCCATGGCGGAGGCCAAGAAGTTCATCGAGGACTATTTCGCCAAATATCCCGGCATCCAGAAGTTCACCACCGAATGCGTGGAAAAGGCCAAGGAACAGGGCTATGTCTCCACCATCCTGGGCCGCAAACGCCTTCTCCCCGACATCCATTCCACCAATGTGGGGCTGCGCATCACGGCCGAGCATATGGCGGTCAACACCCCCATCCAGGGATCGGCGGCGGACCTCATCAAGGTCGCCATGCTCCGCATCCACGAAAAGCTGAAGGTCAAAAAGCTGGACACGACCATGTTGTTGCAGGTGCATGACGAACTGGTCTTCGAGGCACCCAAGGGGGAAGTGGAGGAGGCCAAGAAGCTCATCGTCCACGAGATGGAGAATGCCATGAAGCTGAAGGTCCCCTTGAAGGTGGACGTGGGGGTCGGCAAGAGCTGGCTGGAGGCCCATTGA
- a CDS encoding 2'-5' RNA ligase family protein, whose translation MPFAIELFFDPKLDLEVQRLGQALEKRGIPAIFSTLGATPHVSLAVFDSYDGNKLHSTLKKLSGTFPPRPAQLSALGTFPGKEGVLFLSPKVGRFLLEIHEALHRFLPGVTRGNWDYYLPENWVPHCTLSIHLSPGELAAGMDLVRKKFSGLKGRYARLALVEVDPGLKKPIRLISSIPLSGKKRNK comes from the coding sequence ATGCCCTTTGCCATCGAACTTTTTTTCGACCCGAAATTGGACCTAGAGGTCCAAAGGCTGGGACAAGCCCTCGAGAAGCGGGGAATTCCCGCGATCTTTTCCACCTTGGGCGCCACACCCCACGTGAGCCTAGCGGTCTTCGATTCCTATGATGGGAACAAGCTCCATTCGACCCTCAAAAAGCTCTCGGGGACCTTTCCGCCCCGTCCCGCGCAACTTTCGGCTTTGGGGACCTTCCCCGGCAAGGAGGGGGTGCTGTTCCTTTCCCCCAAGGTTGGGCGCTTCCTTCTGGAGATCCACGAGGCCCTGCATCGGTTCCTGCCCGGTGTCACCCGGGGGAATTGGGACTATTATCTACCCGAAAATTGGGTCCCCCATTGCACCCTTTCCATCCACTTGTCCCCGGGGGAACTGGCCGCAGGGATGGACCTGGTCCGCAAAAAATTTTCGGGGCTCAAAGGGCGTTACGCCCGCCTGGCCCTGGTCGAGGTCGACCCGGGGCTCAAAAAACCGATCCGTTTGATCTCGTCCATCCCCTTGTCGGGGAAGAAAAGGAATAAGTGA